One genomic region from Patescibacteria group bacterium encodes:
- a CDS encoding pyridoxamine 5'-phosphate oxidase family protein: MSKITREAKKIIENNPVAFGTVDRFSRPNVIGVAFIKVVGENTVLITDNFMKQTKKNLAINKNVCLAVWNKKWQGYKLVGRARYYVSGKWKKFVEEMPENKGLPAKGAILITVSQIIKLG; encoded by the coding sequence ATGTCAAAAATTACCAGAGAAGCCAAAAAGATAATAGAAAATAATCCAGTGGCTTTTGGCACGGTTGATAGGTTCAGCCGGCCGAATGTTATCGGAGTGGCTTTTATAAAAGTAGTAGGCGAAAATACGGTTTTGATTACCGATAATTTTATGAAACAAACAAAGAAAAATTTAGCGATAAATAAAAACGTTTGTCTCGCTGTTTGGAATAAAAAATGGCAAGGTTACAAATTAGTCGGTCGGGCCAGATATTATGTCAGTGGTAAGTGGAAAAAATTCGTGGAAGAGATGCCCGAGAATAAGGGATTGCCGGCCAAGGGCGCGATATTAATAACAGTTTCCCAAATAATAAAACTGGGTTAA
- the gatC gene encoding Asp-tRNA(Asn)/Glu-tRNA(Gln) amidotransferase subunit GatC gives MKLTKLEVEKIAGLAKIDLTDAEKKRFQKELSSILTYIGKLNEVDTKDVEPTYQVTGLRDVWREDAEIDCGKNVREGILSNMPERQNNYLKVPAVFKERNKK, from the coding sequence ATGAAATTAACCAAGTTAGAAGTAGAAAAAATAGCCGGTTTGGCCAAAATTGATTTAACCGACGCGGAGAAGAAGAGATTTCAGAAGGAACTCTCCTCTATTTTGACATATATCGGGAAGTTGAATGAAGTGGATACAAAGGACGTGGAGCCAACTTATCAGGTGACGGGTCTGCGCGATGTCTGGCGGGAAGATGCGGAAATTGACTGCGGCAAAAACGTTCGCGAGGGAATTTTAAGCAATATGCCGGAACGGCAGAATAATTATTTAAAAGTCCCGGCGGTGTTTAAAGAAAGGAATAAAAAATAA
- the ligA gene encoding NAD-dependent DNA ligase LigA — MDKNEVKKRLAKLKKEINHHRYLYHVLDRQEISDAALDSLKHELYKLEQEYPEFITPDSPTQRVGGYPLEKFVKVSHRTPMLSIEDVFTFEELADWKARIQKLLPTKKLDYYAEIKMDGLAMSLIYKRGVLEEASTRGDGKIGENVTQNIKTIEAIPLALHEPEVAEIAAFLKKYGETMDKKKFLAEVNNINKTEIEVRGEAFMRKDVFEKLNKEQEKNDRPPFANPRNAAAGSIRQLDPKITASRRLDFFGYDLLADFGQTTHEQVHEILKLLGIKTNPHNSYCRTLEEVEKYRQEIRSRRAKLPYWTDGIVINVNDTADFRKLGVVGKTPRGVVAYKFPPEQATTVIREVKFQVGRTGALTPVAVMDPVFIAGTTVTHSTLHNIDEIKRLGVTIGDTVILEKAGDVIPKVIKVLPNLRTGKEKEIKFPDKCPICGSPVKRKEGEVAIYCSNPSCFAKEKEKIIHFVSRKAFDMEGLGDKIVEQLLNEGLISNAADLFTLTQGDLEPLERFAEKSADNIIKAIGKSKHISLAKFLYALGIRHVGEETAIDLAHKFGGLEKIKNATLEELKKVPDVGEVMAVSVFNFFRDKNIIKLIDSLLANGVMIEKNKKRKETLAGKTFVLTGTLGSLTRDEAKEKIRFLGGDVAGSVSKETDFVVAGEEPGSKYDKAKKLGVRILNEAEFLKILK; from the coding sequence ATGGATAAAAACGAAGTTAAAAAACGCCTAGCCAAATTAAAAAAAGAGATAAATCACCATCGGTATTTATACCATGTTTTAGATCGGCAGGAAATTTCCGATGCCGCCCTTGATTCATTAAAACATGAACTTTATAAGTTAGAGCAGGAATATCCGGAATTCATCACTCCGGATTCCCCAACCCAGCGCGTGGGCGGTTATCCTTTGGAAAAATTCGTCAAAGTGAGCCACCGGACGCCGATGCTTTCCATTGAAGATGTTTTTACTTTTGAAGAATTGGCCGACTGGAAGGCGCGTATTCAAAAACTCCTGCCGACAAAAAAATTAGATTATTACGCCGAAATAAAAATGGACGGTTTGGCCATGTCTCTGATTTATAAAAGAGGAGTGTTAGAAGAGGCCTCTACGCGCGGGGACGGCAAAATAGGGGAAAATGTCACGCAAAATATCAAAACCATAGAGGCGATTCCCCTCGCTTTACATGAGCCAGAAGTTGCAGAGATTGCCGCGTTTTTAAAAAAGTACGGCGAGACCATGGACAAGAAAAAATTCTTGGCAGAGGTGAATAATATCAATAAAACAGAAATTGAAGTCCGGGGCGAGGCCTTTATGCGTAAAGATGTTTTTGAAAAACTCAACAAGGAACAAGAAAAAAATGACCGGCCGCCGTTTGCTAACCCGCGCAACGCCGCCGCCGGCAGTATTCGACAGTTGGATCCCAAGATAACCGCTTCCCGAAGATTGGATTTTTTTGGTTACGACCTGCTGGCCGATTTCGGGCAGACGACCCACGAACAAGTCCACGAGATTTTAAAATTATTGGGAATTAAAACCAACCCCCATAATTCTTATTGCCGAACGTTGGAAGAGGTGGAGAAATATCGTCAAGAAATACGTAGCCGCCGCGCAAAACTCCCTTATTGGACCGACGGAATAGTTATTAATGTCAATGACACGGCGGATTTCAGAAAGCTCGGCGTGGTTGGAAAAACGCCTCGCGGGGTGGTGGCTTATAAATTTCCGCCGGAGCAGGCGACAACCGTGATCCGTGAGGTCAAATTTCAGGTAGGGAGAACCGGCGCGCTCACGCCCGTGGCGGTAATGGACCCGGTTTTTATCGCCGGCACGACTGTCACTCACTCCACTCTGCATAACATTGATGAAATAAAAAGATTGGGAGTAACCATCGGCGATACGGTAATTTTGGAAAAAGCCGGCGATGTCATCCCTAAAGTTATAAAAGTTTTACCCAATTTAAGAACCGGCAAAGAAAAAGAAATAAAATTTCCGGACAAGTGCCCGATTTGCGGCTCGCCAGTCAAGAGAAAGGAAGGGGAAGTGGCGATTTATTGTTCCAACCCCAGCTGTTTTGCCAAAGAAAAAGAAAAAATAATTCATTTTGTCTCTCGTAAGGCCTTTGATATGGAAGGGCTGGGAGATAAAATAGTAGAGCAGTTATTGAATGAAGGACTGATTTCTAATGCCGCAGATTTATTTACGCTTACGCAAGGTGATTTGGAACCGCTGGAAAGATTTGCCGAAAAATCAGCTGACAATATCATTAAAGCCATTGGGAAAAGCAAGCACATTTCGTTGGCAAAATTTTTATACGCTCTCGGTATTCGCCATGTCGGCGAAGAAACGGCGATTGATTTAGCGCATAAGTTTGGGGGTTTAGAAAAAATAAAAAATGCCACACTGGAAGAATTGAAAAAAGTTCCGGACGTAGGCGAAGTGATGGCGGTCAGCGTTTTTAATTTTTTCCGCGATAAGAATATTATAAAACTTATTGATTCTCTGCTGGCCAATGGCGTGATGATAGAAAAAAATAAAAAAAGGAAAGAGACTCTAGCCGGCAAGACCTTTGTTTTAACTGGAACTTTAGGCAGTCTGACGCGCGATGAAGCCAAAGAAAAAATCCGTTTTTTAGGCGGTGATGTGGCGGGCTCGGTAAGTAAAGAAACCGATTTTGTGGTTGCTGGAGAGGAGCCAGGGTCAAAATATGACAAAGCCAAAAAACTGGGCGTAAGGATTTTAAACGAGGCTGAATTTTTAAAAATATTGAAATAA
- a CDS encoding prepilin-type N-terminal cleavage/methylation domain-containing protein, which translates to MEFFKKQLKSRRNLSAAGFTLMEMLVTLAIFSTALVIISNIFVLAGRAQNKSAEIEKVQSDARLAMEMMTREIRAGKIDYGHYLNGVIGDETGELALRDSEGRAIVFYAGVCFNDTQKNCLKVSIDGQAADVTSRGSKLLDLKFYIRPQSDPFKSLPTEEADCFSGNYDAQNNVCLCEEAADCFPDEECLATSAGGVHICANANTQPWVTIKFVSQSAGAIYGEQPLVALETTVSTKNYER; encoded by the coding sequence ATGGAATTTTTTAAGAAACAATTAAAATCCAGACGTAATTTATCCGCCGCTGGTTTTACCCTGATGGAAATGCTGGTGACTTTGGCTATTTTTTCCACAGCCCTGGTTATTATTTCCAACATTTTTGTGTTGGCTGGCCGGGCGCAAAATAAGTCGGCAGAGATAGAAAAAGTTCAAAGCGACGCCCGTTTGGCCATGGAGATGATGACCCGGGAAATTCGCGCCGGCAAAATTGATTACGGGCATTATTTAAACGGAGTTATCGGCGATGAAACTGGCGAGTTGGCTCTGCGCGACAGCGAGGGCCGCGCCATTGTTTTTTATGCCGGCGTCTGTTTTAATGACACTCAAAAAAATTGTCTGAAAGTAAGCATTGATGGTCAGGCGGCGGACGTCACGAGCCGCGGGAGCAAACTTCTTGATTTAAAATTTTATATCCGGCCGCAATCCGACCCCTTTAAGTCGTTACCTACTGAAGAGGCGGATTGTTTCAGTGGAAATTATGATGCTCAAAATAATGTCTGCTTATGTGAGGAAGCGGCTGACTGTTTCCCGGATGAAGAGTGTCTGGCCACCAGCGCCGGCGGCGTACACATTTGCGCCAACGCCAATACCCAGCCGTGGGTGACTATTAAATTTGTTTCTCAATCAGCCGGCGCCATTTACGGCGAACAGCCGTTAGTGGCTTTAGAAACGACCGTTTCCACAAAAAATTATGAACGCTAA
- a CDS encoding prepilin-type N-terminal cleavage/methylation domain-containing protein produces the protein MLKRYKKLNYFPNRSGFTLVELLVSITIFALMTMFVVVNFRAGQKQDFLNLGAEEISNNLKKAQTAAVAGELIEGVVPKGGYGLYFASDSTSYLYFADLDGNFNYTAVDGVIAEYPLPKGVVINSENLSVVFDPPRPKIYFNGSDIEAESEVMIKHQDLPEAVKKIIINSVSGKIDLE, from the coding sequence ATGTTAAAAAGATATAAAAAATTAAACTATTTCCCAAACCGTTCCGGATTTACCCTGGTTGAACTTTTAGTTTCCATTACTATTTTTGCTTTAATGACCATGTTTGTGGTGGTTAATTTCCGTGCCGGTCAGAAGCAGGATTTTTTAAATTTAGGAGCGGAAGAAATTTCCAATAATTTAAAAAAGGCGCAGACGGCGGCCGTGGCGGGCGAACTTATTGAGGGAGTTGTGCCCAAGGGCGGATATGGTCTTTATTTTGCGTCCGACTCCACCAGCTATCTTTACTTTGCGGATTTAGACGGGAATTTTAATTATACGGCAGTTGATGGGGTTATTGCGGAATACCCATTGCCTAAGGGCGTGGTTATTAACTCCGAAAATTTAAGCGTGGTTTTTGACCCGCCCCGTCCCAAAATTTATTTTAACGGCAGCGATATTGAGGCAGAATCAGAAGTTATGATTAAGCATCAAGATTTGCCGGAGGCGGTTAAAAAAATAATCATTAATTCTGTTTCGGGTAAGATTGACCTAGAATAA
- a CDS encoding prepilin peptidase: MGIIIFYTFVFIFGLIIGSFLNAVIWRFYKKESLVTKVRSYCVKCGHTLGARDLVPLLSFIFLRGHCRFCKNKISWQYPLVELATGILFVLIAYQSGVLVNGHWLLAISHWLGILRGWIFVSFLIIIFVYDLRYYLIIDKVTIPAMVAAIILNLIMGVLWWQLLLGAVVGGGFFWLQYVVSRRRWIGGGDIRLGILMGLMLGWPGILLALFLAYVIGGAVGLILIISKIKTLKSAVPFGTFLSVATAITLLYGEKIIIWYLELIR; this comes from the coding sequence ATGGGAATAATCATTTTTTATACTTTTGTTTTTATTTTTGGTCTGATAATCGGCAGTTTTTTGAATGCCGTAATTTGGCGGTTTTATAAGAAGGAATCATTGGTAACCAAGGTTCGTTCTTATTGCGTAAAGTGTGGGCATACTTTAGGCGCGAGGGATTTAGTTCCTCTTTTGAGCTTTATTTTTCTCCGTGGCCACTGCCGGTTTTGTAAAAATAAAATATCTTGGCAATATCCATTGGTAGAGTTGGCGACGGGGATTTTATTTGTATTAATAGCATATCAGAGCGGTGTATTAGTAAATGGCCATTGGCTATTAGCCATTAGCCATTGGTTAGGAATTTTGCGCGGGTGGATTTTTGTATCCTTTTTGATAATTATTTTTGTCTATGATTTAAGATATTATCTGATTATAGACAAAGTTACGATTCCCGCGATGGTGGCGGCAATTATTTTAAATTTGATAATGGGCGTTCTTTGGTGGCAATTACTTTTGGGGGCTGTTGTCGGCGGAGGATTCTTCTGGCTGCAATACGTTGTTTCGCGCCGACGCTGGATCGGCGGCGGGGATATTCGTTTGGGGATTCTTATGGGCTTGATGCTTGGCTGGCCGGGGATTCTTTTGGCTTTATTTTTAGCTTACGTGATTGGAGGAGCAGTTGGTCTGATTCTTATAATCAGTAAAATAAAAACATTGAAAAGCGCTGTCCCCTTTGGGACATTTTTGTCCGTGGCGACGGCCATAACTCTGCTTTACGGAGAAAAAATTATAATCTGGTATCTGGAGTTGATCAGATAG
- a CDS encoding type II secretion system protein, protein MTNKSKKGFTLIELLVVIAIIGLLSTLAVVALGSARAKGRDARRIADVKQYQTALEIFYADWGYYPGKESDGAKKLGADFKCLDNAGWGTDTCSGAQIYIKSVQPAPTPPQDNAYTYQALTCDTEGAKCDNYEIRFTLESPTQGLSAGVAVCSTPEGIKECAVE, encoded by the coding sequence ATGACTAACAAATCCAAAAAAGGCTTTACTTTGATCGAGCTTTTGGTGGTTATAGCCATCATTGGCCTTCTTTCCACCTTGGCGGTAGTGGCTTTGGGTTCTGCCCGTGCCAAAGGCCGCGACGCACGCCGTATTGCGGACGTAAAACAGTATCAGACGGCGCTGGAGATTTTTTACGCTGATTGGGGATATTACCCGGGGAAAGAATCAGACGGGGCCAAAAAACTGGGGGCTGATTTTAAATGCTTAGATAACGCCGGTTGGGGGACGGATACTTGCTCTGGCGCGCAAATTTACATTAAATCAGTACAGCCAGCTCCTACTCCTCCCCAGGATAATGCCTACACTTATCAAGCTCTGACTTGCGATACCGAAGGCGCGAAGTGTGATAATTATGAAATCAGGTTTACCTTGGAAAGTCCGACGCAGGGCTTATCGGCCGGCGTGGCGGTTTGTTCCACGCCCGAAGGCATTAAAGAATGCGCTGTTGAGTAA
- a CDS encoding type II secretion system F family protein has protein sequence MPLYNYRVKNKYGAAVSGVVEAAAPEEASDLLAERGFTILFIEERKKESVLSASLSFFDRVSIKDLVIFSRQLAVMISAGVREVQALRTLIGQTSNERFSSIIKDIADEVEGGAKLSEAMRKYPRVFDNFFIGIVKSGETTGRLAEVLNYLADQQEKDYDLRHRIKGAMTYPSFIVGGLIIVGIVMMVFVIPQLTGVLEETGTELPLSTRLLIGTSDFIRSYWWALLFALAALVAGFRIYTATEPGRYKWDYLKLRIPIFGPIFQKLYLVRFTRSLYTLFIGNVEIVAALKIVAEVVGNAVYRDLVIKTAKSVEDGNPVSKIFLENTDMIPAMLPQMLAIGEQSGKSAEVLEKLTNFYTREVDNSVQSLVTLIEPIIMVIIGLAVGVMVAAIIMPMYNLSGQL, from the coding sequence ATGCCGCTTTATAATTATCGCGTAAAAAATAAGTATGGGGCAGCGGTGAGCGGGGTGGTGGAGGCAGCTGCGCCGGAAGAAGCCTCGGACCTTTTAGCCGAGAGGGGATTTACCATACTTTTTATTGAAGAGCGAAAAAAGGAAAGCGTTTTGTCGGCTTCCCTGTCTTTTTTTGACAGAGTGTCCATAAAGGATTTAGTGATTTTTTCCCGCCAGCTAGCGGTAATGATTTCCGCCGGTGTCAGAGAGGTGCAGGCCCTGCGGACTCTTATTGGTCAAACCTCAAATGAGCGTTTTAGTTCTATTATTAAGGATATTGCCGATGAAGTGGAGGGTGGAGCAAAACTTTCTGAAGCGATGCGCAAGTATCCGCGGGTTTTTGACAATTTTTTTATTGGCATTGTCAAATCGGGAGAAACCACCGGCCGGCTGGCGGAGGTTTTAAATTATTTAGCCGATCAGCAGGAGAAGGATTACGATTTACGACATCGCATTAAAGGAGCGATGACTTATCCGAGTTTTATTGTTGGTGGCTTGATTATCGTCGGCATAGTGATGATGGTTTTTGTTATTCCGCAATTGACCGGGGTTTTAGAAGAAACCGGAACCGAACTGCCGTTATCTACGCGGCTTTTAATCGGCACGAGCGATTTTATAAGAAGCTATTGGTGGGCTCTTTTGTTTGCGCTGGCGGCGCTGGTTGCCGGGTTCAGGATTTATACCGCCACGGAACCTGGCAGATATAAGTGGGATTATTTAAAATTAAGAATACCCATTTTCGGTCCCATTTTTCAGAAATTATATTTAGTGCGTTTTACAAGAAGTTTATATACCCTTTTTATCGGCAATGTGGAAATAGTGGCGGCTTTAAAGATTGTAGCCGAGGTGGTGGGCAATGCCGTTTATAGAGATTTGGTTATTAAAACAGCTAAGTCCGTGGAAGACGGCAATCCCGTGTCTAAAATTTTTTTGGAAAATACGGATATGATCCCGGCGATGTTGCCGCAGATGCTGGCTATCGGAGAACAAAGCGGCAAATCGGCCGAGGTTTTAGAAAAATTAACCAATTTTTACACGCGCGAGGTTGATAATTCCGTGCAGAGTTTAGTCACCCTGATTGAACCGATTATTATGGTGATAATCGGTTTAGCAGTGGGCGTGATGGTGGCGGCGATAATTATGCCGATGTATAATTTATCCGGGCAATTGTAA
- a CDS encoding GspE/PulE family protein, which yields MFDDSQIKILEELEKKGFLSREQKEKVLSQSEEKTLVEVLLGQGLVEEEKFAEAEAVVFNFSYISLLGKEIKPEVLSIVPKNIAENYKMIAFEREKGKVKVGLVDPKSFEAQEAMDFLAGENNLKVEYAVISDSSFKEAFKKYDSIGKEVEKVLGAAKEKFGPEVAPGTQQLDEVPEGLESEDVIKKAPVAQIVSVIIRHAVEGGASDIHIEPGREETRVRYRIDGMLRTNLKLPIYLHQAIISRIKVLANLRLDETRVPQDGRIRLRINDRDVDFRVSSIPVVDNEKIAMRILETKAKALALADLGFHPWIIKVIERNIKKANGMFLITGPTGSGKSTTLYTVLNMLNDEKVNISTLEDPVEYFIRGVNQSQINPEVGFTFATGLRALLRQDPNVIMVGEIRDGETGELAIHAGLTGHLVFSTIHTRDSFGVIPRLIDMKLEPFLIASTLNAVVAQRLVRKICEHCKIEADIPPDMEKNLRKKIEELPKEALPKGVDLSKPLKFYKGKGCPRCGNLGYKGRSVIAEILEITPEMQKIIVSGYKTSDVKEETKRQKIITMNEDSLVKALEGVTTVDEILRVTQED from the coding sequence ATGTTTGACGATAGTCAAATAAAAATTTTAGAAGAATTAGAAAAAAAAGGGTTTCTTTCCAGGGAACAGAAGGAAAAGGTTTTGTCCCAAAGCGAGGAGAAGACCTTAGTTGAGGTGCTTTTGGGGCAGGGTTTGGTGGAAGAGGAAAAATTTGCGGAAGCGGAGGCGGTTGTTTTTAATTTTTCTTACATAAGTTTACTTGGCAAAGAAATCAAGCCGGAGGTTTTGAGTATTGTCCCCAAAAACATTGCGGAGAATTACAAAATGATTGCCTTTGAACGTGAGAAGGGCAAAGTCAAAGTGGGGCTGGTTGATCCCAAGAGTTTCGAGGCGCAAGAAGCCATGGATTTTTTGGCCGGAGAAAACAACCTCAAGGTGGAATATGCCGTTATCTCCGATTCTTCTTTTAAGGAGGCTTTTAAAAAATATGATTCCATTGGCAAGGAAGTGGAAAAAGTTTTGGGGGCGGCCAAGGAAAAATTTGGTCCGGAAGTGGCGCCGGGGACACAGCAGTTGGACGAGGTCCCAGAGGGTCTGGAGTCAGAAGATGTCATTAAAAAAGCGCCGGTTGCTCAAATCGTTTCAGTTATCATTAGGCATGCGGTAGAAGGGGGAGCTTCGGATATTCACATCGAGCCGGGCAGAGAAGAAACGCGGGTGCGCTACCGCATTGACGGAATGTTGCGTACTAATCTTAAGTTGCCCATTTACCTTCACCAAGCAATTATTTCTCGTATCAAAGTTTTAGCCAATTTGCGTTTAGATGAAACGCGCGTGCCGCAAGACGGCAGAATCCGTTTGCGCATTAATGACCGCGACGTGGATTTCCGCGTTTCCAGTATTCCGGTGGTGGATAATGAAAAAATAGCGATGCGCATATTGGAAACCAAAGCCAAAGCATTGGCGTTAGCTGATCTAGGATTCCATCCGTGGATAATCAAAGTGATTGAACGTAATATTAAAAAAGCTAATGGGATGTTTTTAATCACCGGCCCTACGGGGTCAGGCAAATCCACCACTCTATACACGGTTTTAAATATGCTTAATGACGAGAAGGTGAATATCTCAACTTTGGAAGACCCGGTGGAATATTTTATCAGAGGAGTTAATCAGTCGCAGATTAATCCTGAGGTCGGATTTACTTTCGCCACCGGACTCCGCGCTTTATTGCGCCAGGACCCCAATGTGATTATGGTGGGAGAAATTCGCGACGGGGAAACGGGAGAGTTGGCGATTCATGCCGGTTTGACCGGACACTTGGTGTTTTCCACCATCCATACCCGGGATTCTTTCGGAGTCATTCCCAGATTGATTGATATGAAATTGGAGCCATTTCTTATCGCTTCTACTTTAAATGCGGTGGTCGCGCAGCGCTTGGTCAGAAAAATCTGCGAGCATTGCAAAATTGAAGCGGATATTCCTCCAGACATGGAAAAGAATTTAAGAAAGAAAATAGAGGAATTGCCCAAAGAAGCTTTGCCTAAAGGAGTGGATTTATCAAAACCTTTGAAGTTTTATAAAGGCAAGGGTTGCCCGCGGTGCGGCAATTTGGGATATAAAGGCCGGAGCGTCATCGCGGAAATTTTAGAAATAACTCCGGAGATGCAGAAAATTATCGTCTCGGGATATAAGACTTCAGATGTTAAGGAGGAGACAAAAAGGCAAAAAATTATCACCATGAATGAGGACTCTTTAGTTAAGGCGCTTGAAGGAGTTACCACGGTGGATGAGATTCTGCGGGTAACCCAAGAAGATTAA
- the pilM gene encoding pilus assembly protein PilM encodes MPLFTSKEKSYLGIDIGKGSIKVVELLNDNGRARLVTYGYVNRETEEIPEKDLIDYPKETGEIIKKICARAKTRSTRAIAAIPVFSVFSSVLNLTDITAKELGNKKALGSRVEWEAKKIIPLPLEEMILDWKIINENGVKGKLAEKEENKESNKNIEEEPVIKEKLSGVQVLLTAAPRKLVEKYIAIFKTAGLQLLSLETEAFALVRSLVGRDKSPMIILDSGAGRSNLSIVDNGIPFINRSIDIGGAVITKALSQKLGVDLGKAEQFKLDLAQGAVDPKIYEAIAATLNPLINEIRYSLNIYKSQEGEKAKDIEKIILAGGSSLLFDFPGYLSRALNMRIYIGDPWSRVIYPEELKPLLEEIGPRFAVPIGLAMRDIY; translated from the coding sequence ATGCCTTTATTTACTTCCAAAGAAAAAAGTTATTTAGGAATTGACATCGGCAAAGGCAGCATCAAAGTTGTGGAGCTCTTGAATGATAATGGACGCGCCCGGCTTGTGACTTATGGATATGTCAATCGGGAGACTGAAGAAATTCCGGAAAAAGACCTGATAGATTACCCCAAAGAAACCGGCGAAATAATTAAAAAAATTTGCGCCAGAGCAAAGACAAGGAGCACCCGAGCAATAGCCGCTATTCCGGTTTTTTCGGTTTTTAGTTCAGTTTTGAATTTAACGGACATTACCGCTAAGGAATTGGGCAATAAAAAAGCGCTGGGGAGCAGGGTGGAATGGGAGGCGAAGAAGATTATTCCTTTGCCGCTTGAAGAAATGATTTTGGATTGGAAAATTATAAATGAGAACGGGGTGAAAGGAAAGTTAGCGGAAAAAGAGGAAAATAAGGAGAGCAATAAAAACATTGAAGAGGAGCCGGTCATTAAAGAAAAATTGAGCGGAGTGCAGGTTCTGCTTACGGCCGCCCCGAGAAAACTCGTGGAGAAGTACATTGCTATTTTTAAAACCGCCGGCCTGCAGCTTTTAAGTTTGGAAACCGAAGCCTTTGCCCTCGTGCGTTCGCTCGTCGGAAGGGACAAATCTCCGATGATAATTTTAGACAGCGGAGCCGGCCGGTCAAATCTTTCCATAGTGGATAACGGAATCCCTTTTATAAATCGGAGCATTGATATAGGCGGAGCGGTGATTACCAAGGCGCTAAGCCAAAAATTGGGCGTTGATTTAGGGAAAGCCGAACAATTTAAGTTGGATTTAGCGCAAGGGGCGGTTGATCCAAAAATTTATGAAGCAATAGCCGCCACTTTGAATCCCTTAATTAACGAAATACGTTATTCTTTGAACATCTACAAAAGCCAGGAGGGAGAAAAAGCGAAAGATATAGAGAAGATTATTTTAGCCGGCGGTTCGTCGTTGTTGTTCGATTTTCCCGGTTATCTTTCCCGAGCTTTAAACATGCGGATTTATATAGGTGACCCCTGGTCCAGAGTGATTTATCCGGAAGAACTAAAACCACTGTTAGAGGAAATTGGGCCGAGATTTGCCGTACCCATCGGCCTGGCCATGAGAGACATTTATTAA